The following coding sequences are from one bacterium SCSIO 12741 window:
- a CDS encoding glutathione peroxidase: MDNQKFYQFDAQNLGGEKVSMEAFKGKTVLVVNTASKCGLTPQFEGLEKLYKDYQDQGLVILGFPCNQFANQEPGDEKSIQEGCMINYGVSFPMFAKIDVNGKNAHPIYKYLKKNLGGGLLGSRIKWNFTKFLIDAEGNPVKRFAPTTTPEKMEPFLKQTLQKATV; encoded by the coding sequence ATGGATAATCAGAAATTTTATCAGTTTGATGCTCAGAACTTAGGAGGAGAAAAGGTATCAATGGAAGCATTTAAAGGCAAAACCGTATTGGTAGTCAATACAGCCAGTAAATGTGGTTTAACTCCTCAATTTGAAGGTTTGGAAAAATTGTACAAGGACTATCAGGACCAGGGATTGGTGATTCTTGGATTTCCATGTAACCAATTTGCAAACCAAGAGCCGGGTGATGAAAAATCCATTCAAGAAGGATGCATGATCAATTATGGGGTAAGCTTTCCCATGTTCGCCAAAATTGACGTGAATGGCAAAAATGCTCACCCCATCTACAAGTACCTGAAAAAAAACCTGGGTGGAGGGCTACTGGGAAGCCGGATAAAATGGAACTTTACCAAATTTCTGATCGATGCGGAAGGAAATCCGGTAAAGCGGTTTGCTCCTACTACGACTCCTGAAAAAATGGAACCATTCCTTAAGCAGACCTTGCAAAAGGCCACGGTTTAG
- a CDS encoding MarR family transcriptional regulator, with translation MNEDALKLENQLCFPVYAASRLITRGYQPLLDKLGLTYPQYLVLMILWEQDEIPVGDITQKLILNTNTVTPLLQRMEKQGLLKRTRSKQDERQVIVQLTKEGQELKKKAIEIPRQLVEQLAGGPLDLDDLIRLRADLGTLIKQLQKT, from the coding sequence ATGAATGAAGATGCACTGAAATTGGAGAACCAGTTGTGCTTTCCAGTATACGCTGCTTCGCGGTTAATAACCCGAGGTTATCAGCCGCTACTGGATAAGCTGGGACTCACCTATCCGCAGTACCTGGTGCTGATGATTTTATGGGAGCAAGATGAAATTCCGGTGGGTGACATTACTCAAAAGCTCATTCTTAATACCAATACGGTTACTCCGCTACTCCAGCGAATGGAAAAACAGGGCTTGCTCAAACGAACCCGGTCCAAACAGGACGAAAGGCAAGTCATTGTTCAGCTTACGAAGGAAGGTCAGGAGCTGAAAAAGAAGGCCATTGAGATCCCTAGGCAACTTGTGGAACAATTGGCAGGTGGTCCTTTAGATTTGGATGATTTAATTCGGCTAAGAGCCGATCTCGGAACACTCATAAAGCAGTTACAAAAAACCTAA
- a CDS encoding tetratricopeptide repeat protein, translating into MKKPILFLFVLMLALSSSAQTDYDKLTKLFTKALEYSSKGDYGNAISSYQKALEMEPHNYTLHLNLGYCYSQIAEYDKAIEQYNKAAILRQDDYKVYSNRGNAQANLGRYKGAVRDIKRAMRIREEDGSQGMDTLYFNLGDCYRKWGKFDSAIVYYEEGLEYDHKSVSNRMNIAFTYIEMEEYELAEAHLIELVKEVPEISNNHNNLGYVYLKLGDLEKAEKHVLDAKKIEPGNSWIYRNLGLIYKAKGEKKQACNQLDKALKLEFVKYWGTDYIQELLDYCNQNPE; encoded by the coding sequence ATGAAAAAGCCCATTCTCTTTCTGTTTGTTCTCATGCTGGCCCTTAGCTCTTCGGCCCAAACCGATTACGACAAATTGACCAAACTCTTTACCAAAGCTTTGGAATACAGTAGCAAAGGTGATTATGGGAATGCCATTAGTTCCTATCAAAAAGCCCTGGAAATGGAGCCGCACAACTACACGCTACACTTGAACCTGGGGTATTGTTATTCCCAAATTGCGGAATACGACAAAGCCATCGAACAGTACAACAAAGCGGCAATTCTAAGGCAGGACGACTACAAGGTATATTCCAACCGGGGTAATGCTCAGGCCAACTTAGGACGTTACAAGGGAGCTGTAAGAGACATCAAAAGAGCCATGCGAATTCGCGAAGAAGACGGCAGCCAGGGTATGGATACGCTCTACTTCAACTTAGGCGACTGTTACCGCAAATGGGGCAAATTTGACAGTGCCATTGTATACTATGAAGAAGGCCTCGAATACGATCACAAGAGTGTTTCCAACCGGATGAACATTGCCTTTACCTACATTGAAATGGAGGAGTATGAACTTGCCGAAGCTCATCTAATAGAACTGGTGAAAGAAGTACCTGAAATCTCTAACAACCACAACAACCTGGGTTATGTCTACTTAAAGTTGGGCGACTTGGAAAAAGCTGAAAAACACGTTTTGGATGCCAAAAAAATTGAACCCGGAAATTCCTGGATCTACCGAAACCTTGGACTCATTTACAAAGCCAAAGGCGAAAAGAAACAAGCCTGCAATCAACTCGACAAAGCACTCAAACTGGAATTTGTTAAGTACTGGGGAACGGACTATATCCAGGAACTGTTGGATTATTGCAACCAAAATCCTGAATAA
- a CDS encoding tetratricopeptide repeat protein: protein MINLFKWLFIALFSILNLTSFAQDDQVIELFRQAKEYSENENYLKAIKTYQKALDLNVGKYNYALYLNMGCCYAALAEHHLAIEHFDMALLHNVDDYEAFTCRGNSNTFLGHYEKAIKDHKEAIRILENQAGEDLDIAYYNLGDCFRRWGKFDSAIVYYEESLEYEHKDVSTRMNIAFTYIEMQRYQLAEAHLLELIEEVPEISNNHNNLGFVYLQLGDLEKAEKYVLDAQKIEPENSWVYRNLGLIHKAKGEKKQACKQLDKALKLEFVKYWGTDYIQELLDYCNQPAE, encoded by the coding sequence ATGATCAACCTATTCAAATGGCTTTTTATAGCCCTCTTTTCAATCTTGAACCTGACCAGCTTTGCCCAGGATGACCAAGTGATCGAACTATTCAGGCAAGCCAAGGAATATTCGGAAAACGAAAACTACTTGAAGGCCATAAAAACCTACCAAAAGGCCCTTGACCTGAATGTAGGTAAATACAATTATGCACTTTACTTGAATATGGGATGTTGTTATGCTGCCCTCGCTGAACACCATTTGGCCATAGAACACTTCGACATGGCCTTGTTACACAATGTGGATGACTACGAGGCATTCACCTGTCGAGGAAATTCCAATACCTTCTTAGGTCATTACGAAAAGGCTATAAAAGATCATAAAGAAGCCATCCGTATACTCGAAAATCAGGCTGGCGAAGATTTAGATATAGCCTACTATAATCTCGGCGATTGTTTCCGAAGATGGGGGAAATTTGACAGCGCCATTGTGTATTACGAGGAAAGTCTCGAATACGAACACAAGGACGTGTCTACTCGTATGAACATTGCTTTTACGTACATCGAAATGCAGAGGTATCAGCTCGCCGAAGCTCATCTGTTGGAACTCATCGAAGAAGTTCCAGAGATATCCAATAACCACAATAATCTGGGGTTTGTATACCTGCAATTAGGTGACCTGGAAAAAGCGGAGAAATATGTACTGGATGCCCAAAAAATTGAACCCGAAAATTCCTGGGTTTACCGCAACCTTGGACTCATCCACAAAGCCAAAGGCGAAAAGAAACAAGCCTGCAAGCAACTCGACAAAGCGCTCAAACTGGAATTTGTGAAGTACTGGGGAACAGACTACATCCAGGAATTACTGGATTATTGCAATCAGCCTGCCGAATAA
- a CDS encoding response regulator transcription factor translates to MNKQIKVGIVEDQRLFREGMRSILNGWYDTRLMFESPDGYSLLDRLREAENVPEVMLVDLTLPMHNHEEYNGWRVVRDLKENYPQIKILILSVHQDPYLIAQLIKEGADGYLLKDGDAEEVHEAIATVTSRGSYINEHTLKAIQGKLGGKIRAPKTHDDLTRREVEVLKLVCQQMTTSEIAEHLFISEKTVNGHRNNLLQKTGSRNVTGLVMYAVKHRLIDFV, encoded by the coding sequence ATGAACAAGCAAATTAAAGTTGGAATAGTAGAGGATCAGCGACTTTTTAGAGAAGGAATGCGGTCCATTTTAAATGGTTGGTACGACACTCGATTGATGTTTGAATCACCCGATGGGTATTCGCTTTTGGATCGACTTCGCGAAGCGGAAAACGTACCCGAAGTGATGTTGGTGGACTTAACCCTTCCTATGCACAATCATGAAGAATACAATGGATGGAGAGTGGTGCGGGATCTGAAAGAAAACTACCCGCAAATCAAAATTCTGATTCTATCCGTTCATCAGGACCCTTATCTTATCGCTCAATTAATTAAGGAAGGAGCGGATGGCTACCTGCTCAAGGATGGAGATGCCGAGGAAGTGCACGAGGCCATTGCTACCGTTACCAGCAGGGGATCCTACATCAATGAACATACGCTCAAGGCCATTCAGGGGAAACTGGGAGGAAAAATTCGAGCGCCCAAAACCCATGACGATCTCACTAGACGTGAAGTAGAGGTGCTAAAATTGGTCTGCCAGCAAATGACTACAAGCGAAATAGCCGAGCATCTATTTATCAGTGAGAAAACGGTCAATGGACATCGAAACAACCTTTTGCAGAAAACAGGATCTCGAAACGTGACCGGATTGGTCATGTATGCCGTTAAGCACAGGTTGATCGATTTTGTTTAA
- a CDS encoding DUF393 domain-containing protein, whose product MNSCPDRLILFDGVCHFCDATIQFIIRRDRQRILRYASLQSATGREISNRHNLPLENYQTFVYLKNNQVYLKSNAVLELCKDLGFPWRGLYPIKFILPLFLRDFLYSLVSRNRYLILGKKDSCSLPTAETRRLFMD is encoded by the coding sequence ATGAACTCTTGCCCAGATCGATTGATTTTGTTTGATGGAGTTTGCCATTTCTGCGACGCTACGATCCAATTTATCATTCGAAGAGATCGGCAACGAATATTGCGCTACGCCTCTTTGCAGTCAGCAACGGGAAGAGAAATTTCCAATCGGCACAACCTTCCCCTGGAGAATTACCAAACCTTCGTTTACCTTAAAAACAACCAGGTTTATCTAAAATCGAATGCCGTTTTGGAATTATGTAAAGACCTTGGTTTTCCCTGGCGCGGTTTGTACCCAATCAAGTTTATTCTCCCTCTTTTTCTTCGAGATTTTCTGTATTCGCTGGTTTCAAGAAACCGGTATTTAATTTTAGGGAAAAAGGACTCCTGCTCTCTACCTACTGCCGAAACGAGACGTCTTTTTATGGATTGA
- a CDS encoding Crp/Fnr family transcriptional regulator has translation MDLKISDSILPNLALSREEAQLVDRCIPIKSFKAGEVLLREGQIARNCYFVIQGCVRSYHIVNGEERTTGFYLEEDSIAPLASYLSQTPAHHFLTCVEDSVLAVLHFDRERELYQKLPKMEALCRTSMEEEYAKQQDLLQNYLTKTPEERYLLLQKNRPELLQRIPQYHLATYLGVKPESLSRIRKRIAQKGHKSD, from the coding sequence ATGGATCTAAAAATCTCGGATAGCATTCTTCCTAATCTGGCTCTTTCTCGAGAGGAGGCCCAACTGGTGGATCGTTGCATTCCGATCAAATCCTTTAAGGCGGGTGAAGTGCTGCTTCGAGAAGGGCAGATTGCCCGGAATTGCTACTTTGTTATCCAGGGTTGTGTTCGGTCTTACCATATTGTGAATGGGGAAGAAAGGACAACGGGCTTCTATTTGGAAGAGGATTCGATTGCCCCATTGGCCAGCTATCTGTCGCAAACCCCGGCACACCACTTTTTGACCTGTGTGGAGGATTCCGTACTGGCTGTGTTGCACTTTGACAGGGAACGGGAACTCTACCAAAAGCTCCCAAAAATGGAAGCGCTCTGCCGAACAAGTATGGAAGAGGAATATGCCAAGCAACAAGATCTGCTGCAAAATTACCTCACGAAAACTCCGGAAGAACGATACCTGTTGTTACAAAAAAACCGTCCCGAACTCTTGCAAAGAATTCCTCAATATCACCTGGCCACCTACCTCGGTGTTAAGCCAGAATCGCTCAGCCGTATTCGAAAGCGAATTGCCCAAAAAGGCCACAAATCAGATTAA
- a CDS encoding DUF4386 domain-containing protein, with amino-acid sequence MRKNEISVSSKKLGRWTGFFYFLIIFCGLYSGLFVREALIDYSDPSGTLTNLIEQESTFRMGFLADLVMVICDVMVAVLFYYLLRFVHGGIALLAMVFRLIQAAILGANLIQLYKPLLLIQGHGEMADNQLVQLGHEVLQQMQLFEYGYLISGVFFSVNCLLMGFLLFRSKQFPKVFGWMITTASFGYLFNCLASFGAPSLIEISQIIMFFTAVVSEVSLCFYLLIAGGKAGAKLDLSLG; translated from the coding sequence ATGAGAAAAAATGAAATTTCGGTATCCAGTAAAAAACTCGGTCGATGGACCGGCTTCTTTTATTTCCTCATCATCTTTTGTGGGTTATACAGCGGTTTGTTTGTCCGTGAAGCCTTGATTGATTATTCAGATCCATCAGGTACTCTAACGAACCTTATTGAGCAAGAATCTACGTTTCGAATGGGTTTTCTTGCTGATTTGGTAATGGTCATTTGTGATGTAATGGTGGCCGTCCTATTTTACTATTTGTTGCGATTCGTTCATGGAGGAATTGCCTTGTTGGCCATGGTGTTTAGGTTGATCCAGGCGGCCATTCTCGGTGCTAATTTGATTCAGTTGTACAAGCCGCTCCTTCTCATTCAAGGGCATGGTGAAATGGCGGACAACCAGCTTGTTCAGCTGGGGCATGAAGTTCTACAGCAAATGCAACTATTCGAATACGGTTACTTGATTTCCGGAGTATTCTTCTCCGTGAATTGTTTGCTCATGGGTTTTTTACTTTTTCGATCCAAGCAGTTTCCGAAGGTGTTTGGTTGGATGATCACTACGGCCTCCTTTGGATATTTGTTCAATTGCCTCGCCAGTTTTGGGGCGCCATCGCTAATAGAGATTAGCCAGATAATTATGTTCTTTACGGCAGTTGTATCCGAGGTTTCGCTCTGTTTTTACCTGTTGATAGCAGGTGGGAAGGCTGGTGCGAAGTTGGATTTGAGTTTGGGTTAA
- a CDS encoding Crp/Fnr family transcriptional regulator: MHSTEPGQWKQYLQEVFGRYSPLEESTVDALLSLCQPISVKKGTSLLNIGATSRYLYILVEGAVVSYYLGDEGQAYHKNIFLEGDFVGSTVSAIKQEPSDFGLETIQPCQLLQISYRGYRELMETQLDLKNFYVAYLEQNWVIQKEKREVEMVLLDAGQRYADFLQKHPGIENRVPLHYIASHLGITPTQLSRIRKKR; encoded by the coding sequence ATGCACTCTACGGAACCAGGTCAATGGAAACAATATCTTCAGGAAGTCTTTGGTCGGTACTCACCACTGGAGGAATCTACCGTTGACGCCCTCTTGAGTTTGTGCCAACCCATCTCGGTAAAAAAGGGCACCTCTTTGCTAAACATTGGAGCAACCTCTCGTTACCTCTACATTCTTGTTGAAGGCGCAGTGGTTTCCTATTACCTGGGCGATGAGGGACAGGCCTATCACAAAAACATTTTTCTGGAGGGTGATTTCGTTGGCTCTACGGTATCCGCCATCAAACAAGAACCCTCCGATTTTGGGCTGGAAACCATTCAACCTTGTCAACTCCTTCAAATCTCCTACCGCGGTTACCGGGAACTGATGGAAACTCAACTGGATCTTAAAAACTTCTACGTCGCCTACTTGGAACAAAACTGGGTTATTCAGAAAGAGAAAAGAGAAGTAGAAATGGTGCTTCTGGATGCCGGGCAACGCTATGCAGACTTTCTCCAAAAACATCCGGGAATTGAAAATCGGGTGCCCCTTCATTACATTGCTTCACACCTGGGCATCACTCCTACTCAATTGAGTCGGATTCGAAAAAAACGGTAA
- a CDS encoding DMT family transporter, which yields MKIWLIYGMAFSGGVFLAIQAGFNAQLGSLLKQPVAAVVVTSLVSVVGGLVYLLAGNRMEWSTFPIATIPWYLWFLGGLFSLTGISLYFYTIPQLGISRMITFGLCGQLLFSLAAGNWGWLNLPAEPLNPIKIAGAIALLLGIILINWK from the coding sequence ATGAAAATCTGGTTGATCTATGGAATGGCATTTAGTGGAGGAGTTTTCCTCGCTATTCAGGCAGGCTTTAACGCCCAATTGGGTTCCTTGCTCAAGCAGCCGGTTGCCGCGGTGGTCGTTACTTCCTTAGTTAGTGTGGTAGGTGGATTGGTCTATTTACTTGCCGGAAATAGAATGGAATGGTCTACCTTTCCCATCGCCACCATACCCTGGTATCTCTGGTTTTTAGGTGGACTCTTTAGCCTCACGGGAATCTCTCTCTATTTCTATACCATACCTCAACTTGGTATTTCACGAATGATCACGTTTGGCCTCTGCGGTCAACTGCTTTTTTCTCTGGCAGCTGGAAACTGGGGCTGGCTCAACTTACCAGCAGAACCTCTTAATCCCATAAAAATTGCAGGAGCGATTGCCTTGCTCCTGGGAATCATTTTAATTAATTGGAAATGA
- a CDS encoding GNAT family N-acetyltransferase — translation MNCTALNLKNLTTLWRLASEAYQGYGQSEPVHRAHIPNSAWPNKVWVDLEASEDHMDQVLAELESHPGWVYSRVKPQNSTIPRQLQLASEQTGMSLGLSSPFPHSSRVTLEAVTTEDQAALWSQAFEDSFGYQIPDWVVFQIRNWAHSYLVMTEGELAGTVMHFKTGEVSGIHCLGIIPAKRRLGIAREAMHLILNKALESGSKWAMLQASEKAKELYLQMGFLYDFTWQNLRRID, via the coding sequence ATGAATTGTACGGCACTCAATCTAAAGAACTTAACCACCCTTTGGCGTTTAGCAAGCGAAGCTTATCAAGGATATGGCCAATCCGAACCGGTTCATCGGGCACACATTCCAAATTCAGCCTGGCCCAACAAAGTTTGGGTCGATTTGGAAGCGTCGGAGGATCACATGGATCAAGTTTTGGCCGAACTCGAAAGCCATCCTGGATGGGTTTATTCCAGGGTCAAACCGCAAAATTCTACAATCCCCCGGCAACTGCAACTCGCATCTGAACAAACCGGAATGAGTCTTGGTCTTTCAAGTCCTTTTCCCCATTCTTCCCGAGTTACTTTAGAAGCAGTAACAACCGAGGATCAGGCTGCGCTTTGGAGTCAGGCATTTGAAGATTCTTTTGGCTATCAAATTCCGGACTGGGTCGTTTTTCAAATTCGAAATTGGGCTCATAGCTACCTCGTTATGACGGAAGGGGAACTAGCAGGAACGGTCATGCATTTTAAAACGGGCGAAGTGAGCGGAATCCATTGTCTGGGAATCATCCCGGCGAAACGTCGGTTGGGAATTGCTCGGGAAGCCATGCACTTAATTTTGAACAAAGCCCTCGAATCGGGAAGTAAATGGGCCATGCTTCAAGCCTCTGAAAAGGCCAAGGAATTGTATTTACAAATGGGATTCCTCTATGATTTTACCTGGCAGAATTTGAGACGTATTGACTAA
- a CDS encoding class I SAM-dependent methyltransferase, whose product MAQEKEIYDPEFVEDLFDRMSSSYARMNYITSFGFSERWRRQCIQQLDFSTSEVILDLMCGMGECWPQVLKRSPAHAQLIGIDFSAGMLRFADQAKIKYPNRKIETRRQNIFTNNLPDGSVDIIISGFGLKTFNDQQIQELAEEMHRLLKPGGQFSLIDVSTPHWSALRRPYLFYLKNIIPILGKLFLGNPETYEMLGIYTEKYGNSKQVEKRFTEAGFEVKYLDYFYGCASGIAGCKSR is encoded by the coding sequence ATGGCTCAGGAAAAGGAAATATACGACCCCGAATTTGTAGAAGATTTGTTCGACCGAATGAGCTCGTCCTACGCTCGAATGAACTACATCACCTCCTTTGGATTTAGTGAACGATGGCGGCGACAATGTATTCAACAACTCGACTTTTCAACGAGTGAGGTTATTCTGGACCTGATGTGCGGAATGGGTGAATGCTGGCCGCAGGTTTTGAAACGCTCCCCAGCCCACGCTCAACTCATTGGAATCGACTTTTCAGCGGGTATGCTGCGCTTTGCTGACCAGGCCAAAATCAAGTATCCGAATCGTAAAATTGAGACCCGAAGACAGAATATTTTTACCAATAACCTTCCGGACGGATCGGTGGATATCATTATTTCCGGTTTCGGGCTTAAAACCTTTAATGATCAACAAATTCAGGAGTTGGCCGAGGAAATGCATCGCCTGTTAAAACCCGGAGGACAATTCTCATTGATCGACGTTTCGACTCCCCATTGGTCAGCCCTGAGGCGACCGTACTTATTCTATTTAAAAAACATCATTCCGATCCTTGGCAAACTATTTTTAGGTAATCCGGAAACCTATGAAATGTTGGGTATTTACACCGAAAAGTACGGGAACTCCAAACAAGTTGAAAAGCGATTTACCGAAGCGGGTTTTGAAGTAAAATACCTGGACTATTTCTACGGATGTGCCAGTGGGATTGCGGGGTGCAAATCCAGATGA